The DNA segment ACCACTACCGCTAACACCTGTAAAAACAATAAATTTATTTCTTGGAAGAGTTAAATCTATATTTTTTAAATTATGTTGTCGAGCACCTCGGATTTTTATGGAATTATCTTCATTGATACCAATATTTTTTTTAACCATGCTTAAATCTTGATTGATTTAAAGAATTATCATTATAGTCTATATTTTTTTATTTATGCGGCTGCTTTATCGATTAGTGTAGATGCATAACTATTTGCTTCACTAAAACCACCACCTATAAGTTCAATTAACTCATTTTGTCTTTCTCTTTTTGTATTTAATTTAAGAACAGAAGTAAAAGTTATTCCATTAATTACATTTTTCTTGACTTTAAAATGAGAATTACCAGTTGCTGCTAATAAAGGCTGGTGCGTAATACATAAAACCTGCCTGTCCTGTGCAGTAGCTTTTATTAATTCAACTAAAGAATATAATGATTTCCCACTTAAACCATTATCGATTTCATCTAAGAAAAAAGTATTAGATTTTTGAGAAATGCTAGATTTTATTGCTAATAAAAATCTTGACATTTCTCCTCCAGAAATAATTTTGGATAATGGCGCTAACTTTTGATCAGGATTTGCCGAAAATAGAAAGTCTATCGTCTCATTGCCTTCTGAAGAAGATGCAACTTTTGAAAATTCAATTGAAAAATCTGCGTTCTCTAACCCTAAATTTTTTAAAATAGAAATTACAGAATTTTGAAGTTGATCAGCTGTTTCCTTTCTTTGAGAAGACTGAATCTCAAAAAGGGTATTTAAATTAACTTCCAATTTATTGATTTGAATATCCAATTTCTTAATTTCTTCCTCATCTAAATTATCCTCTATAAATGTTTTTAATTCATTTCTTTTTAAAATTAAATCTGGTAGTTCGAGGGAAAATGTTCTCTCTAAATTTTGTAAGTAAAATAATCTTTTTTGAACTTCTTCCAAGCTGAAATCCTCATTCTCTAGTTGTTCCGAATATTTTGTTAAAGCAAAAATTAAATTTTCTACATCATTTTGAATACTTATTAAATCATCATTTAAATCTTTAATCTTTGAATCAAATTGA comes from the Prochlorococcus marinus str. MIT 9515 genome and includes:
- a CDS encoding AAA family ATPase; this encodes MLIQLKLKNIALIEIIEINFEKGLNIITGDSGSGKSLILDSLNVLFGGTNIPLKHLIRPGKKECLIEAKFSNSSKLTDWFSRNGFKEISDEIFVKRQSYKKNNKIHSKYTINNLSVNKKVLGKLGLLLVDFAGQSDTFLYDNQDYRRRIIDDLGSKRLKKINFDIKSLWQEFQILKKRREEKKEAFKKKEENNFAIQEMFKMLEEANLNSKSEISELQSKELRLSSNFDIKNSIQLSLDNLNSYNNDSSVSYLIAQSIKQLSKVSQFDSKIKDLNDDLISIQNDVENLIFALTKYSEQLENEDFSLEEVQKRLFYLQNLERTFSLELPDLILKRNELKTFIEDNLDEEEIKKLDIQINKLEVNLNTLFEIQSSQRKETADQLQNSVISILKNLGLENADFSIEFSKVASSSEGNETIDFLFSANPDQKLAPLSKIISGGEMSRFLLAIKSSISQKSNTFFLDEIDNGLSGKSLYSLVELIKATAQDRQVLCITHQPLLAATGNSHFKVKKNVINGITFTSVLKLNTKRERQNELIELIGGGFSEANSYASTLIDKAAA